Proteins encoded within one genomic window of Panicum virgatum strain AP13 chromosome 1N, P.virgatum_v5, whole genome shotgun sequence:
- the LOC120656332 gene encoding glucose-6-phosphate 1-dehydrogenase, cytoplasmic isoform-like: MSGGSSESSPLSGQNSFSSLSSFKDLELSSESGCLSIVVLGASGDLAKKKTFPALFHLFQQGFLQAGEVHIFGYARSNLSDDGLRERIRGYLKGASDEHLSQFLQLIKYVSGSYDSGEGFELLNNTISEYETSKNNESGSYRRLFYLALPPSVYPSVCKMIRSYCMNPSSHTGWTRVIVEKPFGKDLDSSEKLSAELGKLFEEDQLYRIDHYLGKELVQNLLVLRFANRLFLPLWNRDNIANVQIVFKEDFGTEGRGGYFDQYGIIRDIIQNHLLQVFCLVAMEKPVSLKPEHIRDEKVKVLQSVEPIKHEEVVIGQYDGYKDDPTVPDESNTPTYASVVLRVHNERWEGVPFILKAGKALNSRKAEIRVQFKDAPGDIFRCKKQGRNEFVIRLQPSEAMYMKLTVKNPGLEMATEQSELDLSYGMRYQDVKIPEAYERLILDTIRGDQQHFVRRDELRAAWEIFTPLLHDIDAGKLKSVSYEPGTRGPQEADEMSRRMGYVQTHGYIWVPPTLAKF; this comes from the exons ATGTCAGGAGGGTCGTCTGAATCTTCCCCATTATCTGGGCAAAATAGCTTTAGTTCTCTATCAAGTTTCAAGGACCTTGAACTATCTTCAGAGTCCGGTTGCTTGTCCATTGTTGTACTAGGTGCTTCTGGAGACCTTGCTAAGAAGAAAACTTTCCCGGCACTCTTTCACCTTTTTCAGCAG GGATTTCTGCAAGCTGGAGAAGTCCATATATTTGGGTATGCAAGATCAAATCTTTCTGATGATGGATTAAGAGAACGCATCCGTGG ATACCTCAAAGGAGCTTCAGATGAACATCTTTCTCAATTTTTGCAGCTA ATTAAATATGTTAGTGGTTCCTATGATAGTGGGGAAGGATTTGAGTTATTAAACAACACAATCTCTGAGTATGAAACATCAAAAAACAATGAATCGGGAAGCTATCGCAGActattttatttggcattgccTCCATCAGTCTACCCATCAGTATGCAAAATGATAAGATCATATTGCATGAATCCAT CTTCACACACTGGTTGGACAAGGGTTATTGTTGAAAAGCCCTTTGGAAAGGATTTGGACTCTTCAGAGAAACTGAGTGCTGAACTTGGAAAGCTGTTTGAAGAAGACCAACTTTATAGAATTGACCACTATTTAGGAAAAGAGCTGGTCCAAAACTTG CTCGTGCTACGTTTTGCAAACCGCTTATTTTTGCCTCTCTGGAATCGTGATAATATTGCTAATGTACAG ATCGTATTTAAAGAGGACTTTGGAACCGAGGGACGTGGAGGATATTTTGATCAATATGG TATCATTCGTGATATCATTCAGAACCATTTGTTGCAG GTCTTCTGTTTGGTGGCTATGGAAAAGCCAGTCTCTCTTAAACCCGAGCACATTAGAGATGAAAAAGTCAAG GTTCTGCAATCAGTGGAGCCTATAAAGCATGAAGAGGTAGTGATTGGGCAGTATGATGGCTACAAGGATGACCCTACTGTGCCAGATGAGTCCAACACCCCTACTTATGCATCTGTTGTACTGAGGGTACACAATGAAAGATGGGAAG GAGTTCCATTCATTCTCAAGGCTGGTAAAGCACTAAATTCTAGGAAAGCAGAGATACGCGTGCAGTTCAAGGATGCTCCTGGTGATATTTTCAGAT GCAAGAAACAAGGAAGGAATGAGTTTGTTATACGCCTGCAGCCATCAGAAGCCATGTATATGAAGTTAACA gTCAAGAACCCTGGACTGGAAATGGCAACTGAACAAAGTGAGCTGGACCTATCCTACGGGATGCGCTACCAAGATGTTAAAATCCCAGAAGCATATGAGCGTCTTATCTTGGACAC GATAAGAGGAGATCAGCAGCACTTTGTTCGCCGAGATGAACTGAGG GCTGCATGGGAGATCTTCACTCCTTTGCTTCACGACATCGATGCCGGCAAGTTGAAGTCCGTTTCATACGAGCCAGGAACCCGAGGACCACAGGAGGCCGATGAGATGAGCAGGAGGATGGGGTATGTGCAGACCCATGGCTACATATGGGTACCGCCAACTCTCGCTAAGTTTTAG
- the LOC120656333 gene encoding cytosolic Fe-S cluster assembly factor NBP35-like: protein MENGGGGGGGGRSDVPDDANEHCPGTQSEDAGKADACAGCPNQQICATAPKGPDPDVVAIVERLAMVKHKILVLSGKGGVGKSTFSAQLSFALAEMEHQVGLLDIDICGPSIPKMLGLEGQDIHQSNLGWSPVYVESNLGVMSIGFMLPNPDDAVIWRGPRKNGLIKQFLKDVDWGEIDYLVVDAPPGTSDEHISIVQYLQATGIDGAIIVTTPQQVSLIDVRKEINFCKKVGVPVLGVVENMSGLRQPLSDLRFMKSGESGETDATEWVLNCIREKAPELLSVVACSDVFDSSKGGAERMCIEMGVPFLGKVPMDPQLCKAAEEGRSCFADQKCSASAPALQSIVKKLIKTE from the exons ATggagaacggcggcggcggcggcggcggcggcagaagcGACGTCCCCGACGACGCCAACGAGC ATTGCCCTGGAACGCAGTCAGAGGATGCGGGGAAGGCGGATGCCTGCGCCGGATGCCCCAACCAGCAGATTTGCGCCACTGCCCCCAAGGGCCCTGATCCCG ATGTGGTTGCTATTGTTGAGCGGCTGGCTATGGTGAAGCACAAGATACTAGTTCTGTCTGGAAAGGGAGGTGTTGGAAAGAGCACGTTCTCAGCTCAGCTCTCATTTGCCCTAGCTGAAATGGAGCATCAGGTTGGCCTTCTTGACATAGATATCTGTGGCCCTAGCATCCCAAAAATGTTAGGGCTGGAGGGTCAGGATATTCATCAAAGCAACCTTGGCTGGTCCCCGGTCTATGTCGAGTCAAACCTTGGTGTTATGTCAATTGGTTTCATGCTGCCTAACCCAGATGATGCTGTCATATGGAGGGGTCCCCGCAAGAATGGACTGATAAAGCAGTTCTTAAAGGATGTTGACTGGGGGGAGATCGACTATCTTGTAGTGGATGCACCTCCAGGAACCTCTGATGAACACATCTCGATTGTGCAGTACCTCCAGGCCACAGGAATTGATGGTGCGATAATTGTCACGACTCCGCAGCAGGTCTCTCTAATTGATGTGAGGAAGGAGATAAATTTCTGCAAGAAGGTCGGTGTTCCGGTGTTGGGTGTTGTGGAGAACATGAGTGGCCTGAGGCAGCCGCTTTCAGATCTCAGGTTCATGAAGTCAGGTGAGTCGGGCGAGACAGACGCTACGGAGTGGGTGCTGAACTGTATCAGGGAGAAAGCGCCCGAGCTTCTATCGGTTGTGGCATGCAGCGATGTGTTTGACAGCAGTAAGGGCGGCGCAGAGAGGATGTGCATTGAAATGGGGGTCCCTTTCCTCGGTAAGGTGCCCATGGATCCTCAACTGTGCAAGGCGGCCGAGGAAGGGAGATCATGCTTCGCTGATCAGAAGTGCAGCGCCAGTGCTCCGGCTCTTCAGAGCATTGTGAAGAAGTTGATCAAGACTGAGTGA
- the LOC120654135 gene encoding anthocyanidin 3-O-glucoside 6''-O-acyltransferase-like, whose amino-acid sequence MSSRVRVLNVCHVLPAAGADDRLLKLSFMDCLFVGVVPMQRLFFYEGPGVPPFPCLVQSLRSSLAAALGDFLPLAGKLDYRPSAAAGGLVVDCSPAAVSPGVRFVEAQYDGSIGDMRRLACGEEHDPEALVRLGPELEIGRLPAPVLAVQVTRPAAGDGGVVVGVSVHHAVADGHSVWQFMRAWSAVSRSASASQGLAARPTFDRAAIRHPEADELARRFLRTIAPALPTVRSSPCRPTLELELDRRRRSFLIRADQIQSVKERIMAQSAAIGEQLEKLPSTYVAVSSLVWTSIVRAKALDLDHGGGDAACYFLVPVDCRRRLLPDAGEGYFGNCLSLSYAKAAARDLAEPDAGVAHAAAAIRDAALEALANPLRRAERWAEAYAGMPRERFTPTGSSNRFAAYETDMGWGAPSLVELVSSPGRDMVLLLGSPDGGVQVTVELDGAHMDLFAANFLQV is encoded by the exons ATGAGCTCCCGAGTGCGAGTTCTCAACGTCTGCCATGTCCTCCCAGCTGCCGGAGCAGATGACCGCCTTCTGAAGCTCTCCTTCATGGACTGCTTGTTCGTCGGGGTGGTCCCCATGCAGCGGCTCTTCTTCTACGAAGGCCCCGGCGTGCCGCCCTTCCCGTGCCTCGTCCAGTCCCTGcggtcctccctcgccgccgcgctcggcgACTTCCTCCCGCTCGCCGGTAAGCTCGACTACCGCCCGTCGGCAGCAGCAGGTGGCCTTGTCGTGGactgctcgccggccgccgtttCCCCTGGAGTTCGGTTCGTGGAGGCCCAGTACGACGGCAGCATCGGCGACATGCGCCGCCTGGCCTGCGGCGAGGAGCACGACCCGGAGGCACTGGTGCGGCTCGGGCCCGAGCTGGAGATCGGCCGCCTGCCCGCCCCGGTGCTCGCCGTGCAGGTcacgcggccggccgccggcgacggtggCGTGGTGGTCGGGGTGTCCGTCCACCACGCCGTGGCCGACGGCCATTCGGTGTGGCAGTTCATGAGGGCATGGTCCGCCGTCTCgcggtcggcgtcggcgtcccaGGGCCTCGCGGCGCGGCCGACGTTCGACCGGGCGGCGATCCGGCACCCGGAAGCCGACGAGCTGGCGCGCAGGTTCTTGCGCACGATTGCGCCGGCGCTTCCTACG GTCAGGTCGTCGCCGTGCCGCCCcacgctggagctggagctggaccgGCGGCGAAGGAGCTTTCTGATACGCGCCGATCAGATCCAGTCGGTGAAGGAGCGCATAATGGCACAGAGCGCGGCCATCGGCGAGCAGCTGGAAAAGCTTCCGAGCACCTACGTCGCGGTGTCGTCGTTGGTGTGGACGTCCATCGTGCGAGCCAAGGCCCTGGATctggaccacggcggcggcgacgccgcctgCTACTTCCTGGTGCCGGTGGACTGCCGGCGCCGGCTGCTGCCGGACGCCGGCGAGGGCTACTTCGGGAACTGCCTCTCCCTGTCGTacgccaaggccgccgcgcgcgaccTAGCGGAACCCGACGCGGGGGTCGCGCACGCGGCCGCGGCCATCCGCGACGCTGCCCTGGAGGCGCTGGCGAACCCGCTGCGGCGTGCCGAGCGATGGGCCGAGGCCTACGCGGGGATGCCCCGCGAGAGGTTCACGCCGACGGGGTCGTCCAACCGGTTCGCGGCTTACGAGACGGACATGGGTTGGGGCGCCCCGAGCCTGGTTGAGCTCGTGTCGTCGCCCGGCAGGGACATGGTGCTGCTTCTGGGTTCGCCGGACGGCGGCGTGCAGGTGACCGTGGAACTCGACGGCGCGCACATGGACCTCTTTGCGGCGAATTTCCTGCAGGTCTAA